Proteins encoded together in one Prochlorococcus marinus str. MIT 9211 window:
- the psaM gene encoding photosystem I reaction center subunit XII: MAPSSTIDLAGLCLVVVMHAGILALRLGISLSKA; this comes from the coding sequence ATGGCTCCCTCATCAACTATTGATCTAGCAGGCCTCTGTTTAGTGGTTGTGATGCATGCTGGAATATTGGCTTTGAGGTTAGGGATAAGTCTTTCTAAAGCTTGA
- a CDS encoding protochlorophyllide reductase: MASSQAAPGTVLITGTTSGVGLYATKALLELGWRVVTANRSPLRSEAAAVKLGLPFGSPRQLQHIYMDLGDLDSVRNGVENLLNTLEKPLDALVCNAAVYMPRLAKPKRSAQGYELSMATNHFGHFLLIQLLLEHLSGSKRPVWQGRSWGFEAPRLVMLGTVTANYKELGGKIPIPAPADLGDLSGFEQGFRDPISMASGKRFKPGKAYKDSKLCNMVTIQELHRRYKDSPILFSSLYPGCVANTKLFRSTPKIFQWLFPWFQKLITGGFVSEDLAGKRVAQVVSDPEFGVSGVHWSWGNRQRKNRQQFSQQLSDRITDPKTSQNVWDLSMRLVGLSS, encoded by the coding sequence ATGGCTTCATCTCAAGCTGCTCCAGGGACTGTTTTGATTACAGGTACTACTTCTGGCGTTGGTCTATATGCAACCAAGGCCTTGTTGGAACTTGGTTGGCGAGTTGTTACCGCTAATAGATCCCCTTTGAGATCTGAAGCGGCAGCTGTCAAGCTAGGTTTGCCATTTGGGAGCCCCCGCCAGCTTCAGCATATTTATATGGATCTTGGTGACTTAGATAGTGTTCGAAATGGTGTCGAAAACCTTTTGAACACGCTTGAAAAACCTTTAGATGCTTTGGTTTGTAATGCAGCTGTTTATATGCCCCGACTTGCTAAACCCAAAAGATCTGCTCAAGGATATGAACTTTCTATGGCAACTAATCATTTCGGACATTTTTTGCTCATACAACTTTTATTGGAACATTTAAGTGGATCCAAAAGACCTGTTTGGCAAGGTAGATCTTGGGGGTTTGAAGCCCCAAGATTGGTAATGTTGGGCACGGTTACGGCAAATTATAAAGAATTAGGCGGTAAAATTCCTATACCCGCTCCAGCAGATTTAGGAGATTTATCTGGATTTGAGCAAGGATTTAGAGATCCTATAAGCATGGCAAGTGGAAAACGTTTTAAGCCTGGCAAAGCATATAAAGACAGCAAGCTTTGCAATATGGTTACTATTCAAGAATTACATAGACGCTATAAAGACTCTCCTATCCTTTTTAGTTCGCTCTATCCAGGCTGCGTTGCTAATACAAAGCTTTTTAGAAGCACACCCAAGATATTCCAATGGCTTTTCCCCTGGTTCCAGAAGTTGATTACAGGGGGGTTTGTTAGTGAGGATTTAGCTGGAAAAAGAGTCGCTCAAGTAGTTTCTGACCCTGAATTTGGCGTTTCAGGTGTTCATTGGAGTTGGGGAAATAGGCAACGGAAAAATCGGCAACAATTCTCCCAGCAATTATCTGATCGAATTACTGACCCCAAAACATCTCAGAATGTTTGGGATTTATCCATGAGACTTGTTGGATTAAGTTCCTAA
- the bchL gene encoding ferredoxin:protochlorophyllide reductase (ATP-dependent) iron-sulfur ATP-binding protein, which yields MTTTLASRPDGEGSVQVKLDPKVNIEEGALVIAVYGKGGIGKSTTSSNLSAAFSKLGKKVLQIGCDPKHDSTFTLTHKMVPTVIDILEEVDFHSEELRPEDFMFKGFNGVQCVESGGPPAGTGCGGYVTGQTVKLLKEHHLLEDTDVVIFDVLGDVVCGGFAAPLQHANYCLIVTANDFDSIFAMNRIVAAINAKAKNYKVRLGGVIANRSADLDQIEKFNERTGLKTMAHFRNVDAIRRSRLKKCTIFEMDPEEEGVKEVQNEYLSLAKKMIDNVEPLEVEPLKDREIFDLLGFD from the coding sequence ATGACTACAACTCTAGCCAGCCGTCCAGATGGCGAAGGAAGCGTACAAGTAAAGCTAGACCCTAAAGTCAATATAGAAGAGGGGGCACTAGTAATTGCTGTTTATGGCAAAGGTGGAATTGGTAAATCAACCACATCATCCAATCTCTCTGCCGCATTCTCAAAACTAGGGAAGAAAGTCCTTCAAATTGGTTGCGATCCAAAACATGACAGTACTTTTACTCTTACTCATAAAATGGTCCCCACGGTAATTGACATTCTTGAAGAAGTCGATTTCCACAGCGAAGAGCTCCGCCCAGAAGACTTTATGTTCAAAGGATTTAATGGAGTGCAGTGTGTAGAAAGTGGGGGGCCTCCAGCAGGCACTGGTTGCGGAGGCTATGTAACTGGACAAACAGTAAAACTACTAAAGGAACACCATCTACTTGAAGACACTGATGTTGTTATTTTTGATGTACTTGGAGATGTGGTTTGCGGAGGTTTTGCCGCTCCTTTACAACATGCGAACTATTGCTTGATAGTTACTGCAAATGATTTTGACTCAATCTTCGCAATGAATCGCATAGTTGCAGCAATAAATGCCAAAGCTAAAAATTATAAAGTTCGCCTTGGTGGAGTGATCGCAAATCGTTCTGCAGATTTAGATCAGATAGAAAAGTTCAATGAAAGAACAGGTCTCAAAACTATGGCTCATTTTAGAAATGTAGACGCAATACGCCGTTCAAGACTTAAAAAATGCACAATTTTCGAGATGGATCCAGAAGAAGAAGGTGTAAAAGAAGTCCAAAACGAATATCTTTCTCTTGCGAAAAAAATGATCGATAATGTCGAACCATTAGAAGTAGAACCCTTAAAGGATCGCGAAATATTTGACTTACTAGGCTTTGATTAA
- a CDS encoding ferredoxin:protochlorophyllide reductase (ATP-dependent) subunit B, whose product MELTLWTYEGPPHIGAMRIASSMKGVHYVLHAPQGDTYADLLFTMIERRGQRPPVTYTTFQARDLGGDTAELVKGHIREAVDRFKPEALLVGESCTAELIQDQPGSLAKGMGYEIPIISLELPAYSKKENWGAAETFYQLVRGLLKDSPKSESEHNPSKWKTEGRRPRVNLLGPSLLGFRCRDDVLEVQKILAHHGIDINVVAPLGAAPADIIRINEADANICLYPEIAESTCIWLERNFGHPYTKTIPIGVGATNDFLNEIHQLLGMELPKQEEEDGSQSRLTWYSKSVDSNYLTGKRVFIFGDGTHVLAASRIAHKELGFEVVGLGTYSREMARKVRDAAKELGLEALITNDYLAVEEAIKESAPELVLGTQMERHSAKRLGIPCAVISTPMHVQDVPARYSPQMGWEGANVIFDDWVHPLMMGLEEHLIGMFRHDFEFTDGHQSHLGHLGGHSTEKETKAPSFYQEKVQSSRPEHFPHWTPEGESELAKIPFFVRGKVRKNTEKYANQIGCKEIDGETLLDAKAHFNA is encoded by the coding sequence ATGGAACTAACACTTTGGACATATGAAGGCCCACCTCATATAGGTGCAATGAGAATTGCCTCTTCAATGAAAGGAGTTCATTATGTTTTGCATGCACCTCAAGGGGACACATACGCAGACCTTCTTTTCACAATGATTGAAAGGCGTGGCCAAAGGCCGCCGGTGACTTACACAACTTTTCAAGCAAGAGATCTTGGTGGCGATACTGCCGAATTAGTAAAAGGTCATATTAGAGAAGCTGTTGATAGATTCAAGCCAGAGGCCCTTCTAGTAGGTGAAAGTTGTACTGCAGAATTAATTCAAGACCAACCAGGGTCTCTTGCCAAAGGGATGGGATATGAAATACCTATAATTAGCCTTGAGCTACCTGCTTATAGCAAAAAGGAAAATTGGGGAGCAGCTGAAACTTTCTACCAATTAGTTCGTGGTTTACTCAAGGATTCTCCTAAGAGTGAATCAGAACATAATCCAAGTAAATGGAAAACCGAAGGAAGAAGACCAAGAGTTAATTTATTAGGTCCTTCTTTACTAGGCTTTAGATGTCGTGATGACGTTTTAGAAGTCCAAAAAATACTTGCCCATCATGGAATTGATATCAATGTGGTTGCACCGCTTGGTGCTGCTCCTGCTGATATAATTAGAATCAATGAAGCAGACGCTAACATCTGCTTATATCCTGAGATAGCTGAATCTACATGCATTTGGCTGGAAAGAAATTTTGGTCATCCATACACAAAAACAATACCTATTGGGGTTGGTGCAACAAATGATTTTCTAAACGAAATTCATCAACTCTTGGGGATGGAGCTTCCCAAACAAGAAGAAGAAGATGGAAGTCAATCAAGACTTACATGGTACTCAAAGTCTGTTGATTCTAATTACCTAACAGGAAAAAGAGTTTTTATTTTTGGTGATGGCACTCATGTTCTTGCCGCTTCAAGGATTGCTCACAAAGAGCTTGGATTCGAAGTGGTTGGCCTTGGAACATATAGTCGTGAAATGGCTAGGAAAGTTCGAGATGCTGCGAAAGAGCTTGGCCTAGAGGCACTAATAACAAATGATTATTTAGCCGTAGAAGAGGCAATTAAAGAATCTGCACCAGAACTAGTGCTTGGCACACAAATGGAAAGGCATAGCGCAAAACGTCTAGGAATCCCTTGCGCTGTCATAAGTACACCTATGCATGTTCAAGATGTGCCTGCACGATATAGCCCTCAAATGGGCTGGGAAGGGGCAAATGTAATTTTTGACGACTGGGTTCACCCTCTAATGATGGGTCTGGAGGAACATCTGATTGGAATGTTTAGGCATGATTTTGAATTTACTGATGGACACCAAAGTCATCTAGGACATCTTGGAGGCCACTCAACAGAAAAAGAAACAAAAGCACCTTCCTTTTATCAAGAAAAAGTTCAATCCTCTCGACCAGAACATTTTCCCCACTGGACCCCTGAAGGCGAATCAGAACTTGCAAAGATTCCCTTCTTTGTGAGAGGGAAAGTTAGGAAGAATACAGAGAAATACGCCAATCAAATAGGCTGCAAAGAAATTGATGGAGAAACCTTATTAGATGCCAAGGCTCATTTTAATGCGTAA
- a CDS encoding ferredoxin:protochlorophyllide reductase (ATP-dependent) subunit N, which yields MSGASLLKETGPREVFCGLTSIVWLHRRMPDAFFLVVGSRTCAHLIQSAAGVMIFAEPRFGTAILEERDLAGLADAHEELDRVVKNLLTRRPEIRTLFLVGSCPSEVIKIDLARAAERLNSQFNGKVTILNYSGSGIETTFTQGEDGALKAFVPLMPSSDKKQLLLVGTLANAVEDRLITIFKRLGIENVDSFPPRQSTELPSIGPETKVLLTQPYLTDTARVLKDRGAEILPAPFPLGVEGSRLWIEAAAKSFNVDQSLVTSTLEPLILRARKALKPYIEKLTGKKLFLLPESQLEIPLARFLHMECGMELLEIGTPYLNRDMMKPELDLLPDKTRIVEGQHVEKQLDRVRKNQPDLVVCGMGLANPLEAEGFSTKWSIEMVFSPIHGIDQASDLAELFSRPLHRHDLLNTKQLTST from the coding sequence ATGAGCGGCGCATCGCTGCTAAAGGAAACAGGGCCTAGAGAAGTCTTCTGTGGACTTACATCCATTGTTTGGCTTCATCGAAGAATGCCCGATGCCTTTTTTCTTGTTGTTGGATCAAGAACATGTGCGCACTTAATTCAAAGTGCTGCTGGCGTCATGATCTTTGCAGAGCCACGTTTTGGAACTGCCATCCTCGAAGAGAGAGATCTGGCTGGATTAGCAGATGCTCATGAGGAACTTGACCGAGTAGTAAAAAATCTTCTAACAAGGCGTCCAGAAATTCGAACTTTATTTCTTGTTGGCTCGTGCCCTAGTGAAGTGATCAAAATTGATCTAGCAAGGGCTGCTGAAAGACTTAATTCTCAATTCAATGGAAAAGTAACCATCCTCAATTATTCAGGAAGTGGAATTGAGACAACTTTCACTCAAGGAGAAGATGGTGCTCTTAAAGCTTTTGTCCCATTAATGCCATCTAGCGATAAAAAACAATTGCTATTAGTTGGCACATTGGCAAATGCAGTTGAAGATCGTTTAATCACAATATTCAAAAGACTAGGCATAGAGAACGTTGATAGTTTCCCGCCTAGACAATCCACGGAGTTACCTTCGATTGGGCCAGAAACGAAAGTTCTACTAACTCAGCCATATTTAACAGATACTGCAAGGGTCCTGAAAGACAGAGGTGCTGAAATACTTCCAGCACCTTTCCCACTAGGAGTTGAAGGCAGCAGACTTTGGATAGAAGCAGCCGCTAAATCTTTTAATGTTGACCAATCATTAGTTACTTCAACATTAGAACCTTTAATTTTACGTGCTCGAAAAGCCCTTAAGCCCTATATAGAAAAACTGACTGGAAAAAAACTCTTTCTTTTACCTGAATCACAATTAGAGATACCACTTGCACGTTTTCTACATATGGAATGTGGAATGGAACTTCTAGAGATTGGGACCCCTTATTTAAATAGGGACATGATGAAACCTGAGCTAGATCTTCTCCCTGATAAAACTCGAATTGTTGAAGGACAACACGTAGAAAAGCAGCTTGATCGTGTTCGTAAAAACCAACCAGACCTTGTTGTATGTGGGATGGGGCTTGCTAATCCACTCGAAGCAGAAGGCTTTTCCACTAAATGGTCAATTGAAATGGTATTCAGCCCAATCCATGGAATAGATCAAGCATCAGACCTTGCAGAACTTTTTTCAAGGCCCCTTCACCGCCACGATCTTTTAAATACCAAACAACTCACAAGCACTTAA